One Mycolicibacterium crocinum DNA window includes the following coding sequences:
- a CDS encoding EVE domain-containing protein — translation MTYWINTVSADHVQRGVAGGFTQANHGKPHMLRKMARGDWIIFYSPKTALEHGEPLQAFTAIGRVTDDEPYQEESTDPWRRRMEFLPCTATPIRPLLDRLEFIVDPQRWGYKFRFGVFRIEEPDFLLIRSAMTQALAA, via the coding sequence ATGACGTACTGGATCAACACCGTCAGCGCCGACCACGTACAGCGTGGCGTCGCGGGCGGTTTCACTCAGGCCAACCATGGCAAACCGCACATGCTGCGCAAGATGGCCCGTGGCGATTGGATCATCTTCTATTCGCCGAAAACCGCACTGGAGCACGGCGAACCGCTGCAGGCGTTCACCGCGATCGGGCGGGTCACCGACGACGAGCCCTATCAAGAGGAGTCGACTGATCCGTGGCGGCGCAGGATGGAGTTCTTGCCCTGCACCGCGACACCCATCCGGCCTCTGCTTGACCGGCTGGAGTTCATCGTCGATCCACAGCGCTGGGGCTACAAGTTCCGCTTCGGGGTGTTCCGCATCGAGGAGCCGGACTTCCTGCTCATCCGCTCGGCGATGACGCAGGCGCTCGCCGCCTGA
- a CDS encoding TetR/AcrR family transcriptional regulator translates to MDRGARSREVLLDAAERLIAEHGFEVPLREIAVAAGQRNNSAVNYYFRSRQDLIDAVVARRLTPMEVERQALLDRMSDEQMADAHAVLRILVGPFFHSEGTHYARFLEVVRIRLNREPQSPAESAWPRILDALARLVPLKDRSARESRVGSVATAMFALLADHERRVESGDADADSVDEIVTMLAAMLTAAPVPAPATR, encoded by the coding sequence GTGGACCGCGGCGCCCGATCTCGGGAAGTACTGCTCGACGCCGCCGAACGGCTGATCGCCGAGCACGGCTTCGAGGTGCCGCTGCGCGAAATCGCCGTCGCCGCCGGCCAGCGCAACAACTCCGCGGTCAACTACTACTTCCGCAGCAGACAGGACCTCATCGACGCGGTGGTCGCCCGGCGCCTGACCCCGATGGAAGTCGAGCGCCAAGCCCTGCTGGACCGCATGTCGGACGAGCAGATGGCCGACGCGCACGCCGTCCTGCGCATCCTGGTCGGGCCGTTCTTCCACAGCGAAGGCACCCACTACGCCCGATTCCTCGAGGTGGTGCGGATCCGGCTGAACCGGGAACCGCAGAGCCCCGCGGAGTCGGCGTGGCCGCGCATTCTCGACGCGCTGGCCAGACTGGTTCCGCTGAAGGACCGCAGCGCCCGGGAGAGCCGGGTCGGTTCCGTCGCCACCGCGATGTTCGCCCTGCTGGCGGACCACGAGCGGCGGGTGGAGTCGGGCGACGCCGATGCGGACAGCGTCGACGAGATCGTGACGATGCTCGCCGCGATGCTGACGGCCGCGCCGGTGCCGGCCCCGGCGACTCGCTGA
- a CDS encoding Rieske 2Fe-2S domain-containing protein, producing MNQIREIDPGTPMTRYARGWHCLGLAEDFRDGKPHGINAFGGKLVVYADTKGDIHVLDGYCRHLGADLAMGTVKGDNLACAFHDWRWNGATGRCVEIPYARRVPKLARTRKYQTIEVNGQLLMWHDPEGSTPSPELTPPTIEGYDEGKWSKWAWNSIVIEGAHCREIVDNNVDMAHFFYIHYAYPTFFKNVFEGHTASQYMESKGRQDFTEHPERLWEGTKLRSEATYFGPSYMINWLHNDLGPDFTVESVLINCHYPIDQNSFMLQFGVSVQNMPGLSDEKAAKLAQSYSKIYEVGFLQDVEIWKHKTRIENPLLCEEDGALYQYRRWYEQFYVDAADVTSEMTDRFELEVDTTHAYDVWQREVDQNMQKRSEATASS from the coding sequence ATGAACCAGATCCGGGAGATCGACCCCGGCACGCCGATGACCCGTTACGCGCGGGGCTGGCACTGCCTGGGCCTGGCAGAGGATTTCCGCGACGGCAAGCCACACGGCATCAATGCCTTCGGCGGCAAACTCGTGGTGTACGCGGACACCAAGGGCGACATCCACGTGCTCGACGGCTACTGCCGACACCTCGGTGCCGACCTGGCCATGGGTACGGTCAAGGGCGACAACCTGGCGTGCGCGTTCCACGACTGGCGCTGGAACGGCGCGACCGGGCGTTGCGTCGAAATCCCCTATGCCCGAAGGGTTCCCAAGCTGGCTCGGACCCGCAAGTACCAGACCATCGAGGTCAACGGGCAGCTGCTCATGTGGCATGACCCGGAAGGGTCGACGCCGTCGCCGGAGCTCACCCCGCCGACGATCGAGGGCTACGACGAAGGCAAGTGGTCGAAGTGGGCGTGGAACTCGATTGTCATCGAGGGAGCGCACTGCCGGGAGATCGTCGACAACAACGTCGACATGGCGCACTTCTTCTACATCCACTACGCCTACCCCACCTTCTTCAAGAACGTCTTCGAAGGCCACACCGCCAGCCAGTACATGGAATCCAAGGGCCGCCAGGACTTCACCGAGCACCCGGAACGGCTGTGGGAGGGCACCAAGCTGCGCTCGGAGGCCACCTACTTCGGGCCGTCCTACATGATCAACTGGCTGCACAACGACCTCGGACCGGACTTCACCGTCGAGTCGGTGCTGATCAACTGCCACTACCCGATCGATCAGAACTCGTTCATGCTGCAGTTCGGTGTTTCGGTGCAGAACATGCCGGGGCTGTCCGACGAGAAGGCGGCCAAGCTCGCGCAGTCGTATTCGAAGATCTACGAGGTCGGCTTCCTGCAGGACGTGGAGATCTGGAAGCACAAGACCCGGATTGAGAACCCGCTGCTGTGCGAGGAGGACGGGGCGCTCTACCAGTACCGGCGGTGGTACGAGCAGTTCTACGTCGACGCGGCCGACGTCACGTCAGAAATGACCGACCGCTTCGAGCTCGAGGTGGACACCACGCACGCCTACGACGTGTGGCAGCGTGAGGTGGACCAGAACATGCAAAAGCGTTCTGAGGCAACAGCTTCCAGTTGA
- a CDS encoding WhiB family transcriptional regulator, translating to MYRPCSVEPDLWFGYADDDASDGAAKARVYEQSATRARTICLRRCPLAQQRACARSAVESGEEYGVWAGIKLPGGQYRKRHQLAHAHEVLRRIADGELNPRELPESAELLSRSEKLPAQVATVVHLPLSRPRTAA from the coding sequence ATCTACCGCCCATGCTCGGTCGAGCCCGATCTGTGGTTCGGCTACGCCGACGACGACGCCAGCGACGGCGCGGCCAAGGCCCGCGTCTACGAACAATCCGCCACCCGTGCCCGCACCATCTGCCTGCGTCGGTGCCCGTTGGCCCAGCAGCGCGCGTGCGCCCGCAGCGCCGTCGAGAGCGGCGAGGAATACGGGGTGTGGGCAGGCATCAAACTGCCGGGCGGTCAGTACCGCAAGCGCCATCAACTGGCGCACGCCCATGAGGTGTTGCGGCGCATCGCCGACGGCGAGCTCAATCCGCGCGAGCTCCCGGAGAGTGCCGAGCTGCTGTCCCGCAGCGAAAAGCTGCCGGCCCAGGTAGCGACCGTCGTCCACCTACCCCTGAGCCGGCCGCGCACCGCGGCGTGA
- a CDS encoding helix-turn-helix domain-containing protein, with amino-acid sequence MSREAAGAAIRTLREARDWSLAELAAATGVSIMGLSFLERGVRKPHKGTVQKVENGLGLPPGTYARLVVADDPAAEIAQYLTDSPAPPTPARTATGIVVSRHSDADVLEAHAEAHLESLNSLIARLPAETSNEYETYIQSVIEQCVKAELLAANSWRVAVNAGAESVDRLMTHLRSLEAIRTGLLARMPGSLSARFDQACTRSDLPEPVIATLIGVDVEQLWDIRNRGAIPPGALPRVRAFVGEQS; translated from the coding sequence GTGAGCCGAGAGGCGGCGGGTGCAGCCATCCGCACTCTGCGCGAGGCGAGGGACTGGTCGCTGGCTGAACTCGCCGCGGCCACCGGGGTCAGCATCATGGGTCTGAGCTTTTTGGAGCGCGGAGTCCGCAAGCCGCACAAAGGCACAGTTCAGAAGGTTGAGAACGGCCTCGGCCTCCCGCCTGGCACATACGCGCGTCTGGTTGTGGCCGACGATCCGGCCGCGGAAATCGCCCAGTATCTGACCGATTCGCCGGCTCCGCCCACACCGGCCCGGACCGCCACGGGCATCGTCGTCAGCCGCCACAGCGACGCGGATGTGCTCGAAGCGCACGCCGAGGCGCACCTGGAATCGCTGAACTCGTTGATAGCCCGCCTGCCAGCGGAGACGTCAAACGAATATGAAACGTATATTCAGTCCGTGATCGAGCAATGCGTGAAGGCCGAGTTACTGGCCGCCAATTCCTGGCGCGTCGCCGTCAATGCCGGGGCGGAATCCGTGGACCGCCTGATGACTCATTTGAGGTCGCTGGAAGCAATCCGCACCGGGCTGCTGGCGCGGATGCCCGGCAGCCTCAGTGCCCGCTTCGACCAGGCGTGCACCCGCTCAGACCTTCCGGAGCCGGTCATCGCGACGTTGATCGGGGTCGACGTCGAGCAGCTGTGGGATATCCGCAACCGCGGTGCCATCCCGCCAGGTGCGCTCCCGCGAGTCAGGGCGTTCGTCGGGGAGCAGTCGTGA